In one Pseudomonas sp. Bout1 genomic region, the following are encoded:
- the sctU gene encoding type III secretion system export apparatus subunit SctU, producing the protein MSDSGEKKHAATPKKLRDQRKKGQVAQSQDIGKLLVLTVLSEIALFTAETSMQRFQELLVMPMSRFGQPFVRALEEVLTQGLIVFFSFALLMAGLAIAVKLISGWIQFGFLFAPESLKLNFSRLNPLSQAKQMFSAKSVMNLLMGLAKALMLGLILYVVIGPSLGALINLASSDLQSYILALIILFRYLLHACLGLLLVLALIDMALQKHFFAKSMRMTQVEVVKEYKDMEGDPQVKGQRRALAQQLAQEEPKVKLPKLEESDMLVVNPTHYAVALYYRPGKTPLPLLVDKGTDAEARNLIDRAKAADVPVVQCVWLARTLYEKKPGASIPRETLQAVAFLYRTLRELDEEAKRETLAFPELAQR; encoded by the coding sequence ATGAGTGACTCGGGTGAGAAAAAACACGCGGCCACGCCCAAGAAACTCAGGGATCAGCGCAAGAAAGGCCAGGTCGCCCAAAGCCAGGACATCGGCAAATTACTGGTGCTGACGGTGCTCAGCGAAATCGCCTTGTTCACCGCTGAAACCAGCATGCAGCGCTTCCAGGAATTACTGGTGATGCCCATGTCCCGCTTCGGGCAGCCCTTTGTGCGGGCGCTGGAGGAGGTGTTGACGCAAGGCCTGATCGTGTTTTTCTCCTTTGCCCTGCTGATGGCCGGGTTGGCGATTGCCGTGAAGTTGATCAGCGGCTGGATACAGTTCGGCTTCCTGTTTGCACCGGAAAGCCTGAAGCTGAATTTCAGTCGTCTCAACCCTCTGAGTCAGGCCAAGCAGATGTTTTCTGCCAAGTCGGTGATGAACCTGTTGATGGGCCTGGCCAAGGCGCTGATGCTTGGGTTGATCTTGTACGTGGTGATCGGCCCGTCACTGGGCGCCTTGATCAACCTGGCCAGCAGTGACCTGCAGAGTTATATCCTCGCGTTGATCATCTTGTTCCGTTACCTGCTGCACGCTTGCCTGGGCTTGCTGCTGGTGCTGGCGCTGATCGACATGGCGTTGCAAAAGCACTTCTTTGCCAAGAGCATGCGGATGACGCAGGTGGAGGTGGTCAAGGAGTACAAGGACATGGAGGGCGACCCTCAAGTCAAGGGGCAACGCCGCGCGTTGGCCCAGCAATTGGCCCAGGAGGAACCGAAGGTCAAGCTGCCCAAGCTGGAGGAGTCCGACATGCTGGTGGTCAACCCGACGCACTATGCCGTCGCGCTGTACTACCGCCCGGGTAAAACGCCGCTGCCGCTGCTGGTGGACAAGGGCACGGACGCCGAGGCGCGCAACCTGATTGACCGGGCCAAGGCCGCCGATGTGCCGGTGGTCCAGTGTGTCTGGCTGGCACGTACGCTGTATGAGAAAAAACCTGGGGCGAGCATTCCACGGGAGACGTTGCAGGCGGTGGCATTCCTCTACCGCACCTTGCGTGAACTCGACGAAGAGGCCAAGCGCGAAACCCTGGCATTCCCCGAGCTCGCGCAGCGTTAG
- a CDS encoding transcriptional regulator: MNAMGSPDDDAHRQVFLDNLLGGHAAQLSLGPGVGLCPLNAGTQLGLALQIQPEALQAGQLERVLERRFEQALAFDGCYVYVDAKGAVVVWHALPAQPAAGNALDNIISTLLSLANLQALDVHRYR, from the coding sequence ATGAACGCCATGGGATCGCCGGACGATGATGCCCATCGCCAGGTATTCCTGGACAACCTGCTGGGCGGCCATGCCGCCCAGTTGTCGCTTGGCCCGGGCGTTGGCCTGTGTCCCTTGAACGCCGGCACCCAACTCGGGCTGGCCTTGCAGATCCAGCCAGAGGCGTTGCAGGCCGGGCAACTGGAGCGGGTGCTGGAGCGGCGTTTCGAGCAAGCGCTGGCATTCGATGGCTGCTATGTCTACGTTGATGCCAAGGGTGCCGTGGTGGTCTGGCATGCGCTGCCAGCGCAGCCGGCAGCAGGCAATGCACTGGATAACATCATCAGCACGCTGCTTTCACTGGCCAACCTCCAGGCGCTGGATGTACACCGCTACCGCTAA
- the hrpT gene encoding HrpT family type III secretion system protein has product MNPRLSCVTLIGLALLIGACTPTCKGDSCSRPQSSADKLVVWWPPQMRAEPGPAGERADYQTVSLER; this is encoded by the coding sequence ATGAACCCTCGACTGTCCTGCGTCACCCTGATCGGCCTGGCCCTGCTAATCGGCGCCTGCACACCCACGTGCAAGGGCGACTCCTGCTCACGCCCTCAATCGAGCGCCGATAAGCTGGTGGTCTGGTGGCCGCCGCAGATGCGCGCCGAACCTGGCCCGGCCGGAGAGCGGGCGGATTACCAGACGGTTTCACTGGAGCGATGA
- the sctC gene encoding type III secretion system outer membrane ring subunit SctC has translation MYNNNHEPNRLRADSLASHTKRVHWRCLIVLPWLLAPLESTLAAVPSEWKNTAYAYEAEHKPLRDVLEDFAQTFGTQLQVDGPLEGNVNGKIRANTPQSLLDRLGVEHRFQWYLYNNTLYISTLDQQESARLEVSSETIADLKRALTDIGLLDSRFGWGELPDDGVVLVSGPKRYIEQIKQFSSQRKSPEEKQSVLSYPLKFANAADRQIDYRGEKLTIPGVASMLRGLLEPRPAPALSGLGPRPASPSQPSPITPAIPRLGNPMLGQMLGQATNPGQLDAATTLSPRAPVSTSKIRVEADVRNNAILIYDLPERQVMYRELISQLDVARKLVEIDAIILDIERTQLREFGVNWGFQNSRFRGGVNMAPGTSSQLSIENRDRFYADVRALEQRGLATMVSNPSVLTLENQPAVIDFNRTQYLTAGTEVATVLPITVGTSFQVVPRVITTRGNHQIHLVVDIEDGNFDESNPERIGPDVRRGKVSTQAVMAEKRSLVVGGFHVTESTDKQNKVPLLGDIPLLGKALFSSTERQNNRRERLFILTPRVIGDQADPSRYLPQADQAELQAALKPLARRYAEHQPVIKRSDITSTLAHLVTGQVPTAFKAAPMPLGLNTLCGTRDLLALNTERSQWYAGPQFNVAVVVVRNQFNRNVRIDEKECSNAQTLAVSVWPQAWLKPGEEAEVFIAMRPVIKDEHIGVTRPSLLTPARNNAQ, from the coding sequence ATGTATAACAACAACCACGAGCCCAACCGCTTGCGTGCCGACTCGCTTGCCAGCCATACAAAACGAGTCCATTGGCGCTGCCTGATCGTACTGCCCTGGCTGCTGGCGCCGCTGGAAAGCACCTTGGCGGCCGTCCCCAGTGAATGGAAGAACACCGCCTATGCGTATGAGGCCGAGCACAAGCCGCTGCGGGACGTGCTGGAAGACTTCGCCCAGACGTTTGGGACGCAACTGCAAGTCGACGGCCCGCTGGAAGGCAACGTCAATGGCAAGATACGCGCCAATACCCCGCAGTCGCTGCTCGACAGGCTGGGTGTAGAGCATCGCTTCCAGTGGTACCTGTACAACAACACCCTGTACATCAGTACCCTGGACCAACAAGAGTCTGCGCGCCTGGAGGTTTCGTCCGAAACCATCGCTGACCTGAAGCGCGCATTGACCGATATCGGCCTGCTGGACAGTCGTTTCGGCTGGGGTGAACTGCCTGATGACGGCGTCGTGCTGGTCTCCGGGCCCAAGCGCTATATCGAACAGATCAAGCAATTCAGCAGCCAGCGCAAGTCTCCCGAGGAAAAGCAGAGCGTCCTCAGCTACCCGCTGAAGTTCGCCAACGCGGCGGATCGCCAGATTGATTATCGTGGCGAAAAGCTCACCATCCCAGGCGTTGCCAGCATGTTGCGGGGCCTGTTGGAGCCTCGCCCGGCCCCGGCGCTTTCGGGGCTGGGCCCACGCCCCGCCTCCCCATCCCAACCCTCGCCCATAACCCCGGCCATTCCCCGCCTGGGCAACCCGATGCTGGGGCAAATGCTCGGCCAGGCAACGAACCCGGGGCAGTTGGACGCCGCCACGACGCTCTCCCCGCGGGCACCGGTGTCTACCAGCAAAATCCGCGTCGAAGCCGATGTGCGCAACAATGCCATCCTGATTTACGACCTGCCGGAACGCCAGGTGATGTACCGCGAGCTGATCAGCCAGCTCGACGTGGCCCGCAAGCTGGTGGAAATCGATGCGATCATCCTCGACATCGAGCGCACTCAACTGCGGGAATTCGGGGTCAACTGGGGTTTCCAGAACAGCCGCTTCCGTGGCGGCGTGAATATGGCGCCCGGCACCTCATCGCAGCTGTCGATCGAAAACCGCGACCGTTTCTATGCCGACGTGCGCGCACTGGAGCAACGTGGCCTGGCGACCATGGTGTCCAACCCCTCGGTCCTGACCCTGGAAAACCAACCGGCGGTCATTGACTTCAACCGCACCCAGTACCTCACTGCCGGCACAGAAGTGGCGACTGTCCTGCCGATTACCGTGGGCACCAGCTTCCAGGTAGTACCCAGGGTAATCACCACCCGCGGCAACCACCAGATCCACCTGGTAGTGGATATCGAGGACGGCAATTTCGACGAGTCCAACCCCGAGCGCATCGGCCCCGATGTACGCCGGGGCAAGGTCAGCACCCAGGCCGTGATGGCAGAGAAACGCTCACTGGTGGTCGGTGGGTTCCATGTCACCGAAAGCACCGACAAGCAGAACAAGGTGCCGTTGCTGGGGGACATCCCGCTGCTGGGCAAGGCCCTGTTTTCCTCTACCGAGCGCCAGAACAACCGGCGCGAACGCTTGTTTATCCTGACACCCCGGGTGATCGGCGATCAGGCCGACCCTTCGCGTTACCTGCCCCAGGCAGACCAGGCCGAACTGCAGGCCGCACTCAAACCACTGGCCAGGCGTTATGCCGAGCATCAACCGGTGATCAAGCGCAGCGACATCACCAGCACCCTGGCTCACCTCGTCACCGGGCAAGTGCCCACAGCCTTCAAGGCGGCGCCGATGCCCCTGGGCCTGAACACCTTGTGCGGCACCCGAGACCTGCTGGCACTGAACACCGAGCGCAGCCAGTGGTATGCCGGCCCGCAGTTCAACGTGGCCGTGGTGGTGGTGCGCAACCAGTTCAACCGCAACGTACGCATCGATGAAAAAGAATGCAGTAACGCCCAGACCCTGGCGGTCAGCGTCTGGCCACAGGCCTGGCTCAAGCCGGGCGAGGAGGCCGAAGTGTTCATTGCCATGCGCCCTGTGATCAAGGATGAGCACATTGGCGTCACCCGCCCCTCCCTGCTCACCCCTGCCCGGAATAACGCCCAATGA
- a CDS encoding type III secretion protein has translation MTRWLSSHKEQLNLFEDDDEIVLRRQAGVMLLSVQLTGHRPDNTRLGNWTRPGRASLSHFKGALAQAPANGALWLLQRVPANHGLEPLLADLESLLNQRDTWRAIVARVTTPIRSPLPTSLRVLPS, from the coding sequence TTGACGCGCTGGTTGAGCAGCCACAAGGAGCAGCTCAACCTGTTCGAGGATGATGATGAAATCGTCCTGAGACGCCAGGCCGGCGTGATGCTGCTCAGTGTCCAGTTGACCGGGCATCGGCCGGATAACACGCGGCTGGGAAACTGGACACGCCCGGGACGCGCCAGCCTGAGTCACTTCAAAGGTGCGCTCGCCCAGGCGCCGGCCAACGGCGCACTGTGGCTGCTCCAACGGGTGCCGGCAAACCACGGTCTCGAGCCGCTGCTTGCCGACCTCGAATCCCTGCTCAACCAACGCGACACCTGGCGCGCCATCGTCGCGCGCGTCACGACTCCGATCCGCAGCCCCCTACCGACCTCCCTTCGCGTGCTGCCGTCCTAA
- the sctL gene encoding type III secretion system stator protein SctL encodes MLRRQKLALHGDAPGLPHTLIPRETLADFAQANQLLSRANAKADERLSLAQTQCDVLLEQAAGEFWQRADAQLKRWERDRQQMCDSLEQYATSVVTQAIRSLLDETIEPRRLAALIKQLLASQVAHVHATLLCHPHELDDVRQCLASHGVTLWKLQPQDTVKPQTLVLKTDEGDFRIDWRSMFEVFLNNPSQ; translated from the coding sequence ATGCTGCGTCGACAAAAGCTGGCGTTGCACGGAGACGCTCCCGGGCTGCCACACACCTTGATCCCCCGGGAAACCCTTGCGGACTTTGCGCAGGCCAACCAGTTGCTGAGTCGCGCCAACGCCAAGGCAGATGAGCGGTTAAGCCTGGCACAGACGCAGTGTGACGTGCTGCTGGAACAGGCGGCAGGTGAGTTCTGGCAACGCGCCGATGCCCAGCTCAAACGCTGGGAGCGCGACCGCCAGCAGATGTGCGACAGCCTCGAACAGTACGCCACCTCGGTCGTCACCCAGGCAATTCGCAGCCTGCTCGACGAGACGATAGAGCCCAGGCGCCTGGCTGCCCTGATCAAGCAACTGCTGGCCAGCCAGGTCGCGCATGTCCACGCGACACTGCTCTGCCACCCACATGAACTCGATGACGTAAGGCAGTGCCTCGCAAGCCACGGGGTCACGCTCTGGAAGCTCCAGCCGCAAGACACCGTCAAACCACAAACCCTGGTACTGAAAACCGACGAGGGAGACTTTCGTATCGACTGGCGCTCCATGTTCGAGGTTTTTTTGAACAATCCGAGTCAATAA
- a CDS encoding type III secretion protein, with protein sequence MTASADQPTHEHLAWAQWWAFPWGASHEDWRTVDKHAAINALFHSRRLVAGTPGGIVPCLPPAPHPTVLRLVLASAAQLNLMLVLIHGTFNSAAAATLSDDHHQWCVRLSKALPPDMLLPDDDPLQLLRSWVKPATWQRLRLRFPCARVLEMETRTFSFDNGHSRLNTLWQAVVWRITAMTNEAPPPDFNGQGN encoded by the coding sequence ATGACAGCCAGCGCGGATCAGCCGACACATGAGCACCTGGCCTGGGCTCAATGGTGGGCATTTCCCTGGGGTGCCTCCCACGAAGACTGGAGGACCGTCGACAAGCACGCCGCGATCAATGCACTTTTTCACAGCCGGCGGCTGGTGGCAGGCACGCCAGGGGGGATTGTCCCCTGCCTGCCTCCAGCACCGCACCCCACGGTGCTGCGGCTGGTGCTCGCCTCGGCGGCGCAGCTCAACCTGATGCTCGTATTGATTCATGGCACCTTCAACTCGGCTGCGGCGGCAACCTTGAGCGACGATCATCACCAGTGGTGCGTGCGTCTTTCCAAGGCTTTGCCCCCTGACATGCTTTTACCCGATGACGATCCGTTGCAGTTGCTGCGCAGTTGGGTAAAACCCGCTACCTGGCAACGTCTTCGGTTGCGCTTTCCGTGTGCGCGAGTGCTCGAAATGGAAACAAGAACCTTCTCCTTCGACAACGGACACAGCCGGCTGAACACCCTTTGGCAAGCCGTTGTGTGGCGCATTACCGCGATGACAAACGAGGCCCCGCCTCCTGACTTTAACGGGCAAGGAAACTAG
- the sctJ gene encoding type III secretion system inner membrane ring lipoprotein SctJ produces MIARLPVAFLLSLLVLLSGCSDRVELHRQLSEQEANEVIAELADKHIRAQKIPAKDGVVVAVNANDIGRAVRTLEAAGLPKVARTTLGDTFRKEGVISTPLEERARYIYALSQELEATLSNIDGVIIARVHVVLPERIAPGEPVQPASASVFIKHDPRLDPDNIRARVRRMVASSLPGMTTAVDNSQKLTVTFVPATAYQEQQRLAYFGPFLIPADDLGFWRATVVFSLVALVLLVVALLFMRNRQQQRPQGIPAPDGSTARP; encoded by the coding sequence ATGATCGCGCGCCTGCCTGTCGCATTTCTGTTGTCGTTGCTGGTCCTGCTGAGCGGTTGCAGTGACCGCGTCGAACTTCATCGCCAGCTATCTGAACAAGAAGCCAATGAGGTCATCGCGGAGCTGGCCGACAAGCATATTCGAGCCCAAAAAATCCCGGCCAAAGACGGTGTTGTCGTGGCGGTGAATGCAAACGACATCGGTCGTGCCGTGCGCACCCTGGAAGCCGCCGGGCTGCCCAAAGTCGCGCGTACCACCCTGGGGGACACGTTTCGCAAGGAAGGCGTCATCTCAACGCCCCTGGAAGAGCGGGCACGCTACATCTACGCCTTGTCCCAGGAACTGGAGGCCACCTTATCCAACATCGACGGGGTCATCATCGCCCGGGTACACGTCGTGCTGCCCGAGCGCATTGCGCCGGGAGAACCTGTACAACCGGCATCCGCGTCGGTGTTCATCAAGCACGACCCACGGCTTGACCCCGACAATATCCGCGCCCGGGTGCGCAGAATGGTCGCCAGCAGCCTCCCGGGCATGACCACGGCCGTGGATAACTCACAAAAACTCACGGTGACATTCGTACCCGCGACGGCTTATCAGGAACAACAACGCCTGGCCTATTTCGGGCCTTTTCTGATACCCGCCGACGACCTCGGGTTTTGGCGAGCCACGGTTGTCTTCTCGCTGGTCGCCCTGGTGTTGCTCGTGGTTGCCTTGCTGTTCATGCGCAATCGCCAACAGCAACGCCCGCAAGGGATACCAGCACCTGACGGCTCGACGGCGCGCCCATGA